The genomic DNA CTGTGTGCGAATAAACTCCCATTGTACACATACATGTGTTTTGGATGGCTAAGCTGTGTTCAAGATGCTTTATATATGTATtgctaaaaaacaaataaaaaaaaaacaggacagcCCACAGATTTGCTGACTTGTATAGATTTTTGTAAGTGATACTTGTTATAGACTGGAGcaatgctggctgggatttgtaatgcAGGATCAGACTTCTGCATGTATGGACAGGAGGTCCCTGAGATCAGCCCATAGATTAATGCTGTGCTCAGCTTGCTGTGGATTTGCGGTATTTTATAAGATAGAATATGAGAAGGCTGTTAGTCTTCTGTAGGCTTTCTCCCTCTCTCACTGTCTCTGTCTTTAGAACACTCTCTGCACACAATAAATGGTCCTTTATCTGCGTCTAAAACCCTACAACCATTGCTGTGTCCTCTTGGCCTGGGACCATTAAATCATTATATAACCTAGGGTCATGTTATATGTGCTAGGAATGCCGGTCGACCTGATGTCATTGTAGTGCTCCATTACTTCCTGCTTCCTCTTGGCACCAAAATGTTATGTGTTGCTCATACCTTCTGTTATTATCTGCACATTGTTCGATCCATGTCAGCCTCAATGGGAAAcgttcaaaagtccaaaattcggGACAAATCCAGGTTTGCCGGTCTCGgcacgctcatctctaattctgaccATTAGGCCTTTATGTAAACATCAAAACTTCCATGGCTAACAATTTGAGTCTAATGCTCCACATTACAAACATCACCTTTGTCTTATTTTGGGTATTCTCCTGACAGCTCCCACAGGCCTAGCATGATTATGACTTCTCAGGTCAGGAGCCACTCCCTCTCCCTGAGAGACTAAGGCCTCAGTTATACAGCAATTAAAAATTTTGCCTTTTTGgtttttcctctttgccttttAATAGCCAAAGTTCTTCCAATTTTTCaactaaagacccatatgagaccTTGTTTTATAGGTGaacaaatgtactttgtaatgacatcactcgtttTACCACATAATCTATGGCATAGGCCCAAAAATTTTTGGtggggcaataaaaaaaaaaaaaggcaattttaaaatttttgggtgTTTACAATTCTGCACAGTGCACTTAAATAACatgttgtctttattctgtaggtcagtatGACTATGATACCCAATTAATGTAGATTTTGTTTGATTTTTCCATTTTCGGGGCTGTGTGAGGGAGCTgggatctgtagattttatcagtgtcatttttgttttcatttctttttatttatttattttctggaaTGTGATTTGACTAGAAAATTTTGAACTTTTGTATTTTGTgcagtttcattaacattatatttgaatagttcggacatttatgggaaggggggggggtggagacaaAATATGTTTTTGCTAATATTGGGGAAGAAATAGCTATAAAGCTAATatggatggtccaaactatttggccaataGGTGAGCAAAGCGCCTCAACTTTTCATTGTagaaatatagcatttcatgtcttATCTGTAttctgtgctagcagtgtgctgctgtattctcctgtttgtagttaatatggatggatagatagaaggagagggggaggggaggcatCTACCTtacaaattaccgtatttatcggggtataccacgcaccggcctataacacgcaccctcattttaccaaggatatttgggtaaaaaaagttttttacccaaatatccatggtaaaatgagggtgtgtgttataggccggtgcgcgtgtataccctgatacacccccaggaaaggcagggggagagaggccgtcgctgcccgcttctctccccctgcctttcctggggtctagagccctgctgccggcccttctctccccctgactgtcggcaccgctgcccgttctgtccccctgactatcggtgccggcgccgatagccagggggagagaaggggcagcggcacccattgccggcgccgctgtcccgttgcctccccccatccccggtggcataattacctgggtcgggtccgcgctgctgcaggcctccggcgcgcgtcccctgcgtcattgctatgcacagcgcggcgcactgacgtcatgcgccgcgccgtgcagcgcatagcaacgacgccggggacgcacgccggaggcctgcagccgcgcggacccgacccaggtaattatgccaccggggatggggggaggcaacggggcagcggcgccgtttctctccccctggctgtcggcgccgcttctctccccctggctatcggcgccggcaatggggcgccggcaccgatagtcagggggacagaacgggcagcggcgccgatagccagggggagagaagggccggcagcagcgctctagaccccaggaaaggcagggggagagaagtgggcagcgacggcctctctccccctgcctttcctgggggtgtatcggcgtataacacgcacatagactttaggctaaaaatgttagcctaaaaagtgcgtgttatacgccgataaatacggtagatggGAAGAAAGGATCTACTTAAGTAATATTGATGGATGAAGGAGAGGGATCTAATAGCTAATACAGAGGGAGTGGAAGCTATTTTGGAGGCAAAGAGAgggtctaactactatatgatGGGAAAGAGGGGTTAACACTATATTGGGGCACAGAAGTGGTTAACACTTTATTTGGACTAAGAGAGGTTTAACACTATTTTGGAGAAGGGAGAAGGCCTAACCTCTATATGGTGCACAGTGTTGGTTGTAACCAccagacagcaggcattggtggactatgTACCATAAAGAGCtaggtacatcaccacccgactgtgcccctgtactagaattttttttttctcaagcctgcagatccgtcacctgctcctgagctgctcagaccaacaggcctgctgacatcatcattgaACCCCTCTTCCTAtgacaaaaacttttatatacataaagcaaAGGAGGAgcggagatgtatacaggagaaaAAGTACCACAAGAGGACAGTGTTATATTAGAGAGGCAAAGGTGtctgcagtaatatgaggaagtattactttactgagagagtagtggttaCATGGAATAGCCTTGCTGCAGAAATGGTCATTACAGAGAAGGAATTTGAGCATGCAtgggatatgcataaggctatcattTATATAAGATAAGACCAAGGACTATTTCTAGTATttaggatattgggcagactagatgggacaaatggttcttatctgcttacAAATTATATGTTTCTATCCCAATCACTCCTCTCAGTTAGAACTTCTGATGTGTGATTGTGGCCTCCTTATTCCCCCTCAGCACAACCACCATAATGCCTTACAGTCCCAACCTTGCCTACcaccactagtgctatgctcggctactgcacccccaccaccaccaccaccaccaccacctcagcaacatactccaaaggctgactgtgacacaattcctttaccagacacaTAAATCTAATGAAAACAAtaagcagagctcctcataggacaGTATGTTTTGAACAAGAAAGGATGTAAGCGGGTGAAGGATTCATAAACGTTTCAGTGGTCTTCTCACCTGGTACGGTTGTGTAACTGATACAACTACACAAGCGCATAAGATTAGTGGTGCAGCCTCCCAGTATCGGATCCAGCACTAAGCAAGCCGATTCAGAGCAGGATGTagatatggagaaaaaaaacctGGTTCCACGGCACAGTCCACAGATTGATTGAATTTGTGGACTGCGCCGTGGAACCGGGTCTTTACCAGACACATTTCTTGGGTATTGTAAAAGATTTTGAAGTTGATATTTTTGGGGTGATTTTGCACTCATCTACTGGTCAAATTCAACATTCACTGCTTTGAACTGCATTGTTATCCTAATACCAGGTAGGCATTTTTGATAAAACCAAGAATATAAACGTACAGTCACTTTAGTAGGCTAATGTGTGTTGAATGCACATGCTTTTTAGTGTCTCAAACAGCAAGCAGCAAGAAAAgaaacggagtcacttataaagcgtacatcatttttattaattccgtagaatgtacatacatgaaaaatataaaatatgtaatcTCAAAGAGGAATACGGCTAAAAAGGTGGCATCACCGGCTGTGCACAACAGAAGCTGAGGTATATGTTAGTATATTATTTACTGGATCCTCTACAATAGAATACGAATTATAAGAGTAAACTAGCACACTCAAATTGCACAATTCAAATAATTAGCAGCATATAAAGGGTATACATCTCATAGTGAGAGCAAGGATGCTACATACAGGTaaagtgcagtgtgcatacaAACAAAAGAAGAAAACATTGTAGAGatacagaccaatataagggtATACCAAAGTGTAGCAGCAGATGGCAGAGAccgggatagcaccactccaacgtacgtttcggtacaCAACCTTCGTCTGGGAGTCTCAAACAGGTAGATAGAATGCATGTTTGATGAAACCAAGAATATTCACATATAGTAGGTTTACGAGGCAGATGCTTGTCACTTGCACTTGCTTTTTAGTTCGCTGCTATCAAACAACTAGGAAGATATAATGCGTGTTTGATGGAACCAATAATATTCATGAACACTGTGTTACAAGGCAGATGCGTGTCACTTGCACATGCATTTTAGTTTGCTGTTATCACACAAGTAGGAAGActaggtttgtgtctgaacaaTTTCTGTTTTAATTCTCCATGGGATGGGAAGAGTAAACCTTCttgacttcagcactgggaggatatataagACTTCTTCAGGTGCTGTTCTGGGCTGGTGATCAGACCTTTATTCTGGTCATGTTGGCTTGATGTTCAATATGTCTGTCTGTGCACATATCTTGAGTtttaccatggttatctgtcctgtctgaGATATAGATTTTTAGCCTGCTTTGGTTGCATactttgtcgggttttagtattcttgtatgaTTGTTCTGCGTTTGCTTTGTGTTTctttagtctgtattcacactgtgtgtTTTGTCAGTTCTGTTTTGATCTTGTTTGATCCTGCATCTctgaggatagaatcctgttttaAGCCTTGTGCTAATGTCTGTCTCTCTGAGTGAGTGGGTCTTGTGCCTGTACCCTTTTTCTTGTATTTAGGATCTTTTTCTTCCtatgccagtatcctgatcactcagTGGAGAGTGCCCactggctaggagcctattttaGTATTGATGttcctccatgattggagtggggtgtctagtgtgttccttgttcggagtccagtgtgaaaagtgctctttatttcctgacctgtttagtgttctgacattcagttaacctgttcatcccctgcatctcctggtattgtctgctgtaaacttatcctcatatctagtcttaATTACATTATCAAATCTGCTGTTGGCAGAttgacaagtaggcagggagagtggtttatagggacagctttagggaATCACTTCTCCCTGCCTCCCCTGTTCATAACAGTGTGTATGATGAAACCAAGAATATTTATGAACACTGTGTTTACAAGGCATGTGTGTGTCACTTGCACATGATGATTAGTTTGCTGCTATTTAACAACTAGAAAGATAATGCATGTTTTATTGAACAAAGGAAATAAATGTACAGTGTCTTTAGACTGATGTGTTATAATTGCACACGCTTTTTAGTTCGCTGCTATGTCATAACCAATAGATATACTGTTTGCACGATTAATCCCTGAAGACATGAGTAAAGGTGCTATGTTTGTGGCTTTTAAAAGCCAGAAATCCCTCGGATTGAATTGCAAGTAGGAGACACGTAAAAATTAGGACCTTAATTCTGGCGCTGCCTCTCTTGAACAAACAGTGGATGGAGTCCAAAGTATTTGGAACTGAAGATTTATTGGTGCAACAATAAGTTTTGAGTCCGTGCCggactcttcatcaggcatagattCATGTGTAAACATACAGTTTTCAAAATCCCGGGTAAACAGTACCACCGGGTCATGAGGTCAGTGACGTATACAACATGTACATCTAAAACCATTTAAACTAATGCACAAACTACAGGAATCAACCTATTAACAAACAGGCAGCAgataaataaaacatatgtgCACAGATGTGCATAAAAAATATCAATGTATGTGATGCAATGTAGCGCTGTTCCAGGACACTGTGCCGCGGCATGTCATGAATGAAGCCAGACCGAGGCTAGTAAACAAATGATAGTAAACAGATGATAGTAAGAAAGCATTGAATGTTCAGATCATGATGCTCTGACAGTATTCGCGTCTTGTTACATGGGAGAGCAGTGAGGACATGTTACTATGATGTCCAGATCGTGATACCCTGCAAGAGCATCTGAAATAATAGCAGGACCTTAGGATAACCTGAAAGGATAGGAAGAGTATGTGCCTGGAGACCGGTGATGTTTCCAAATATATGATTATACAATTATCATATTATGAGCATAAACATGATGATCATGGAATCCATGTAGattattgttataataaacaCAGGAGCCCTGATATGATTTTGTTAGGGCATGACGTATTGTTGGGGTTTAGTTCCATAATTAGTGGCATAACATATAGAATATCAcagaattttgcacataaaaaatgCACAATATTCATGAGATTGTAGCGTTATCCAATGCTAAAGGGGGAGACTGCATAAGATATTATCATGTTACAGTACGCACAGGAACCATCATATAATTTGGTTAGAGCATGGAATATCATGGAACTGTATGAATATATAACAATGTCACTGATATTCTTGGTGATATATAATATGGATTAACCAAATTCTTGCGCAAATTGGTAAGAATGCACACCAAAGAAAAGAGATGCATAAAATTGTATATAtggaaaataattatatatatatatatatatatatatatatatatatatatatatatatatattgtaaggattcctccttggggattagctccgggatcgtcctggacactgccacgggacacgtttccactcaataaacccgcagacaacggttattcatgcacatctggcaccttgccagctttatttagacaggttgcaggtaaaacaaaacataactcaggaacaaaccaaagtcctagaccgtctggtcactgactacacatatcagcatgccctgactactaactggtgagctaccctcagccagcataaaacatgtgcccctgcaacctgttactcacagttcacaccacttcttcacttcttggactgctcacagttcgctgtgtgtttcctcaacagggtccgtgtgtctccccctacagcgacatgctgttacccagggagagccccaactattctgtttcttttccttttaaacacactttcccttcctgatacctcattaatcaggccacaggtggagcattctgcagagatagcaagggaaatacaccctttccttgccacactgccacatatccccccctctctgctcagaccaccgggaaggagcacttgtattcaaaaggcagagtccaactgcctttccttttccttgaacaactacatccaacaggttttgaggcacttggcttccttcatcagtagattttatctgcaccacttcaatggtgcacccttctttcattcgcactttcagccaccgagcacaagacttttggtcacctttgacaaattccttgtaaaaagctccattcatgtcacacctttcccacaccaggttcttcatcttggtctgtgcagtgctctggacactaggtgcggacaaggcagatgctctaggccattgccttcttctgtcactggtatgaccattgcacgaactttgctggtggccaaccgagcctgtatcacccatttgcaggtcttctaagtcatcctccacaatttcaggaggcttccctttaatgcacctgtccatcttctccttgagacggactcttctccaaattctacttctgcggactttcttccgATGTTTTCTGGAACTAATCAAGCGCCTCTCAGGGATTCTACCACGACcaagtcttctatcacagtgacctctttttaaggactctgctttcttattagccctttctttagggacaccaaccttcacaggctcatttttaggctgagaactcttggctcctttaggcagtttttcacctgcaccttcagatgtgtcactgactttacttgcagcttctgcagttatctctggtttaacttctacctcagagaacttctctgcctcagaattttcaccatccaatgtcaatatctctgcagcttcagaggacttcccatatggtttcacctcagtctcagcttcagaggacttcccatatggtttc from Hyla sarda isolate aHylSar1 unplaced genomic scaffold, aHylSar1.hap1 scaffold_383, whole genome shotgun sequence includes the following:
- the LOC130332652 gene encoding uncharacterized protein LOC130332652, coding for MKVLKESRDQAIVELANERLKVSQMETEAKATAVRVKEEKLLVGQKLLETGMLSLKKAESEQWTQETVESEDHEKKPYGKSSEAETEVKPYGKSSEAAEILTLDGENSEAEKFSEVEVKPEITAEAASKVSDTSEGAGEKLPKGAKSSQPKNEPVKVGVPKERANKKAESLKRGHCDRRLGRGRIPERRLISSRKHRKKVRRSRIWRRVRLKEKMDRCIKGKPPEIVEDDLEDLQMGDTGSVGHQQSSCNGHTSDRRRQWPRASALSAPSVQSTAQTKMKNLVWERCDMNGAFYKEFVKGDQKSCARWLKVRMKEGCTIEVVQIKSTDEGSQVPQNLLDVVVQGKGKAVGLCLLNTSAPSRWSEQRGGDMWQCGKERVYFPCYLCRMLHLWPD